One region of Duncaniella freteri genomic DNA includes:
- a CDS encoding NTP transferase domain-containing protein — protein MSDNKRNAIIMAAGTSSRFVPLSAEIPKGLLEVKGEILIERQIRQLKEAGINDITIVTGYKAEMFKYLENKFGVELVLNEDYQRYNNTSSVICVLDRMKDTYICSSDNYFTNNVFCEEPRCSYYSALYAAGETKEYCLKVDEADNITDVTVGGKDSWYMIGHVYFSNDFSRKFKEILAKEYEKKETRQGYWEDVYIKFLNQLPPMKIHRYSDDAIHEFDSIDELRTFDKSYIRDTRSNVLKNIAFRLNCIEASLSQFEKIHYTGEDIAFSFIKDGEKYLFDSSDQTIRKL, from the coding sequence ATGTCAGATAATAAGCGAAATGCAATAATAATGGCGGCAGGAACATCCTCAAGATTTGTTCCTTTGTCTGCTGAGATTCCTAAGGGATTGCTTGAGGTCAAGGGTGAAATCCTAATTGAGCGCCAGATAAGGCAGCTAAAGGAGGCGGGAATCAACGATATTACTATTGTCACGGGCTACAAAGCCGAAATGTTCAAGTATCTTGAAAATAAGTTTGGTGTCGAACTTGTCCTAAATGAGGATTACCAACGATATAACAATACATCGTCTGTCATCTGTGTTCTGGACAGAATGAAAGACACATATATCTGTTCCTCTGATAATTATTTCACAAATAATGTTTTCTGTGAAGAGCCACGGTGCAGTTATTACAGCGCATTATATGCCGCGGGAGAAACAAAGGAATACTGCCTTAAGGTTGATGAAGCAGACAATATAACCGATGTGACTGTCGGAGGGAAAGACTCGTGGTACATGATTGGTCATGTCTACTTTTCAAATGATTTCAGCCGGAAATTCAAAGAAATACTTGCCAAGGAATACGAGAAGAAAGAAACCAGACAAGGTTATTGGGAAGATGTCTATATAAAATTCCTGAACCAGCTTCCTCCGATGAAGATTCATAGGTATTCCGATGACGCGATACATGAGTTCGACTCAATTGATGAACTACGTACATTCGACAAATCATATATTCGTGATACACGGTCAAACGTGTTGAAGAATATAGCATTCCGACTGAATTGCATAGAGGCATCTCTCAGTCAATTTGAGAAAATTCACTATACCGGAGAAGATATTGCTTTCTCATTTATCAAAGATGGTGAGAAATATCTATTTGACAGTTCTGACCAAACGATTCGCAAGCTATGA